AGCACAGGAGCGAGCGGAGAGGGTCCAGAGTATTTGCGCTTCATTGAGGGATCCATGAGGGTGAGCAGCCTTTCCCTGTTAAGCCAGCCGGGTGccctggaggagggagaaaatgCAGAGTCCGTTTAGGACTCAGGGGTGTTAAGAGGGAGTccgtgggggaagggaaggaccAGGTTGGTGTCAAGGGCTGTGGCTGCGGGCTACTGTCTGGGAGGGGCCTGCGGTGCCCAAGGAGAACCAGGGCATCTgggttagaggcaaggatgggagaggggagaagcagagacagcCCCGGGGCAGGAGGGGTGCACGGGAGGCCCAGGGAAGTCAAGCTGGCACAGGGTTTGTTGACACATACATCATCCGTGATTCCTGGTGAGAGATCGCCCTGCAAAGGCATGAAAGATCGTGTCCGTGAGTGACTCAGAAGCCAAGTATGTTGGTCCTCTTGTAATGTGAGCGGCCAGCTCTGCGGAGCGAGCCGGAGCGGTTAGCATCTCATGAATGTGTGTGGGAGGCTGACGGCGCTGGACGGGAGTTAATCATTACGCTGTTTGTGCCACTGCAATGGGCCGAGCCAGCCGGGTCCTCGGGCTGACCCCACTCCTCACCCGCCCCCGCTGCTATGCGGCCCACACGGGAAGACCACAGGAAGCTCAGATCGCGGCCCCCGAAACAACAAGGCATTTTGCTTTGGAAACTGCCAGGACGGGAAATTAGTTGGGCTGATCAGGAAGATCAGTCTGGCGTGATTTGAACTTGGTggtaaggagaaggagaaaggtgaGGGGAAGGTAGGCTCAGGGACATCCTGCCGCCTCTGTGAGGTGGGAGTTGCCCGACCGAGTCtccgggtggggggcgggggggagccaCAGCTCAGGGAGGTTAACTGGCCGGCCGACGCTTTGCTGCTAGAAACAGTGGctgagccaggcatggggctcctGATGCCTCCCCCGGGGCCTCCTGAAGCTGCTGGAGAGGAGGCTTGCAGGCCCTGGCAAGAAACAGGGGGCCTAGATCCCGCCTCTGGGTCTGCCCCTCTCAGGCGGTCATCAGGGacaaagcaggagcaggggagccaGCCCACACCACAGTGACCTGGCAGTGTGGCCTTGGACGGCCTCGCGGGCTCTGTGAACGAGAGGACGGCGCTTTCCTCTGGCCGGTGGGGCAGCCTGGTCGGTGTTGCAGGATGCCGGCCCATCCCAGCACTGCTGACTCTGGATTCCTGGAGTCTTGAAATGGTAAAGAATGTCTCTGTGTTCAGAGGGTCTGGACTCTGGGCCAGGAGCTGGTCCTGCGGAGGCCGAGCCTCAGGCGAGAGCCTCCCTTGCTTGCCACTATGGTGCATCCAGCTCCGTTCTGTTCCCACGTCCCCTGCAGAGGGCCGCTCTGCTTCTCGCccacagtgccccccccccccagggtgtGCGGCAAGAGTCTGTCCCGCCATCAATCTGACAGAGGCCTGGCGTCTTGGAGGCCCCCAGGGCTCAGCACCCCACTCTGAGCCTCTCCTCCATTTCTGAGACCCTCCTCTACGTCCAGGATGTCCTTGCTGCCCGCGGCTTCCCTCCACCAGAGCCgcgcagggcctccagcctcctctccATCATGGAACTGTGGCCACTCCTCAGACCCACCCCTTCCAGCTCTTTCCCTCATGTGATTCACAGAGCAGCAGAAATGCTGCCTCCAGCAGACCGTCCCGTCTTTCTGCTTGTGCCGCATGGGACCCCAGTTCCTGGGAAGGTCCTTAAGCCCACGGCTGCCAGGCGGTGCTGCTCAGTGATCACGAAGATGACACGGGGTGGGCCCAGAGGCCACCCCACTGGCCGGGAGCGGTGGGAGTCCCCTGACTCACGGCATGTCCCAGGGGAACACCTTCCTTGGACCGAGGTCGGCAGACACGAAGACACCCACACCCTAAGCTCCGTGAACTTAAGAGTCCGCGGACATGGCCCCGATACGGTTGGGTCAGGGATACTGGGATGAGGAGATTGTCCTGGATTACCCAGATGGGCCTGGTGTAGTCACAAGGTTCCCTAAGCCTGTCACAGCCACTGCGGGAGTGAGCATGTGATTCCGATGGCCACTGCTGGCTTTGACGGTGGAAGGGGCCAGAGGCCAAGGAGCGTGGGCAGCCTCCAGAAACTGGGAAACACGAGGAAACAGATTGTGCCCTGGAAGTGCCCGAGAGAACGAGACTGTAAACATCTTGCTTTTAGCCCAGGGAGACCCTTTTGTTACTTCTGGCTCCAGAACTGTAAGGtgataaatttgtattgtttgaCGCCGTCTGGTCTGTGATAATTTGTGAGAGCAGCAACTGAAAATGAATATACCGGGTGACATCTTTTCTTATGACTTGTCTCAGGGAATGGTTCTCCACGTGCCTGTGTCCAGGAAGTGGAGAATCTGTAGCCTGGCAGGTCCTGGAACCTTCATGCCGGTGCACCCGGTGGCAGGACTCCAGCAGCTCCACGTAGAGCCATGGCTTTCTCGCACCTGCCTGTCCAGTGAACGCGTGACCCTCCAGCTTAGGGACAATTCCTTCCAGACTCTCGGGAACAAGTGCAGCAGGTGCGTGTTTACGGGGCTCTGGAAGCTGGACAGATAGGCCTGCAGGCTCTGGGAGGAGTGCTTTGGgactggaggaggcaggagggaggtccGATGTCTGTCCTAAGCGTTTTTAGTCCAGCCAGGGACGGGGAGGTGCTGAGAGGATCCCACATCAGGGTGTGCTGGAGGCAGGGGTGTGGGCTGTGGAGCCCAGCCTGTGGGCAGAGGGCATTTGGGATGAGGAGGAGCCCCACTGAGGCTGAGGGGCAAGCaggagcagaaggcaggtctgcACAGAGGCCACGACGGTGGACAGCCTGAGGGAAGGGCCTACCTAGAAGGGGAAGCTCAGAAGCTTTGGCTTCACAGGCAGGACCAGAGTGGCGTGGGCCAGCTTCCcggctctcttctccctggggaCTCGGGAAGTCTTCTGTCCCAGGTGGGACATAGGGCAGTGGTAGCCAGCAAGCAGGCCATGAGCAGCACTGACGTGTggtctctgctttcttctcacCGTCCAGCAGAACTCCCTGGAAGCCACGTGTTGACAAGGCTGGGTTCCACACCTGGAACCTGTgtggccagcccctccccccgtggaCTCATGGTATAAGCGAGGTGTGGCCTCAGTTTGGGACGCCTCGAGACTCCTGGGTTCCCTTCTTATCTGGGCACGACCACCAGCGCTGTGTGCCTTGTGTGCGGCTGGAGAACACGAGTAGGACAGGTTAGTACTGCAGGAGGTGGAGGGAGCAGCTGCAGAGTTGGCGGGGTTGGGATGGGGGCGCGGACCAGCGAGGAGGAGCAGCGGCCACGATGCAGCAAGGCTTCCTTGGGAGAACACTTTTCACTCTTGGAAGCTTCTCCCAAGTGTCCCCTGATCCTGCTCTGGGTTTTTACCTGTTTTCTCGGGGGCCTCATTCCGTGCATCTCACAGTGGGTCCCTGGGCACCTGCAGCTTCTAGAACAACGAATACATCATTTTGGATGAAGCTGATCATTTTTTAGGTACAGCCAAAGATGAGGACTTCTAAAAGTAAATcgtttttgaaaataaacttttgagacttTTTAGTGGAGAAATCAGTGAAACCCATCCCAGCGTCCCCGAGAGAGCACAGTCGTCTGCACTTACTCCATCACGAGTCTTGCTCCCTGGATCCTTAAAGGGGAGTATAGCCCCCCGCCATAAGGCTATAACACATGATAAGGACAGTCCAGCATCCTTTAACATGAATTCTAAATCGAAGTATGAAGTTCAGAGACACTAATTATACATGTTTTGCCTCCTGCCTTTGTATTCCTGTAAAATGACCATTAAGGTAAGAGAGATAAAATCAGCATTTTATGCTAGGTGTCTTTATTCCCACACAGCAAGTGTGTGGTGGGCAGGAATCCAGGCCTGTGTCGTCCCTGTGCTGGGCTGTCCCCTTTCTGCAGGTGGCGGGGAGGCCAAGGACCGTGAAGGGCTTACCCTGGGCCAGAACCAGCTTTCTATCAACATTTATCAAACGGCTCCCCGCCGGGCATTGGCTGTGCCTGTGGCAAAGTGTGGTCTGATGGGTGGGCTGTCCCAGCACCTGCCAGTGTGTGCCCGGAGAGAGTGGGACTCTGGATTCATGAAGACTACCAGTGCTTAGTGTGGAGGGAGGGAACGGCAGTTTGACTGGGACACATTTTCAAGCAGAAATTAGAAGCACGCTGGTGTCTGGATGTTCtcacactttaaaaaatctagagGTGATAGGCGACACTTCTCAATCTCTTGGGGTACGTGCTCATTAATTAGGCACAGAGAACATGACTGAATCACAGTGAAGGTGTTTGTCTTGTCTCTATTTCAGAAACACTTTGGGGAaaatgtctttctctcaaatcagATGC
This genomic interval from Mustela lutreola isolate mMusLut2 chromosome 9, mMusLut2.pri, whole genome shotgun sequence contains the following:
- the LOC131807412 gene encoding uncharacterized protein LOC131807412 isoform X4, with product MGMVLHVPVSRKWRICSLAGPGTFMPVHPVAGLQQLHVEPWLSRTCLSSERVTLQLRDNSFQTLGNKCSSRTPWKPRVDKAGFHTWNLCGQPLPPWTHGISEVWPQFGTPRDSWVPFLSGHDHQRCVPCVRLENTSRTGNSSLTRGGFGSAEPVCPCRQDWSSLKVFGTSKARLGTLRQQAGRAEDVRTAGAFGVSDPSPFTGPPCGWEICASQHLPS
- the LOC131807412 gene encoding uncharacterized protein LOC131807412 isoform X5, producing MGMVLHVPVSRKWRICSLAGPGTFMPVHPVAGLQQLHVEPWLSRTCLSSERVTLQLRDNSFQTLGNKCSSRTPWKPRVDKAGFHTWNLCGQPLPPWTHGISEVWPQFGTPRDSWVPFLSGHDHQRCVPCVRLENTSRTGVPVETPQSALLTALHARCCRSRKEHRVFSHITLTVAVAAAEQSETTERHRHS